The Armatimonadota bacterium genome contains a region encoding:
- the gatB gene encoding Asp-tRNA(Asn)/Glu-tRNA(Gln) amidotransferase subunit GatB, with the protein MSNYVLSVGLEVHAELETKSKMFCRCAVAFGGEPNTRVCPVCLGMPGALPVPNREAVLMVLRTALALNCTIAKDSIFHRKNYFYPDLSKGYQISQYGDTNPIGYNGYLDIPSAGGSKRIKIRRVHLEEDTGKLMHIPGSGSGIDYNRSGVPLMEIVTDFPPDVDNADDAKEYLVQLRQLLIFLGVCNGKMAEGSMRCEPNISVRLEGAEKFGTKTELKNLNSFRSVQLGVEFERRRQIAVIEQGGQVLQETRGWNEGSEASYVMRIKESENDYRYFPDPDLVPMHFSDELIEEERRNLPELPLAKQQRYQAEFELSAYDAGVLVAEKEWAEYFETCVRLGGEPKAVCNWMNGEFARMLNESGQTVNPHSDREKSKVTPEMILELIGLIQKGTISGNIGKQVFVEMFEKGSKPGDVVQAMGLTQISDDGAIEKIVREVIAENAAVVEKFKAGQENVFGFLVGQSMKKTQGRANPQMVQEIMRNVLGEQ; encoded by the coding sequence ATGTCGAATTACGTGCTGAGTGTGGGGTTAGAGGTTCATGCCGAATTGGAAACAAAGTCCAAAATGTTCTGCCGTTGCGCGGTGGCGTTTGGCGGGGAGCCCAATACGCGCGTTTGCCCGGTGTGTCTAGGCATGCCTGGTGCGCTTCCAGTGCCCAACCGAGAAGCCGTACTAATGGTTCTTCGCACGGCACTTGCGCTCAACTGCACCATCGCGAAAGATTCAATTTTCCATCGCAAAAACTACTTCTATCCAGACCTTTCAAAGGGTTATCAGATCAGCCAGTACGGCGATACAAACCCGATTGGTTACAACGGCTACCTCGATATTCCTTCAGCTGGCGGCTCCAAACGAATCAAGATTCGGCGGGTTCACCTCGAAGAAGACACTGGAAAACTCATGCACATTCCGGGTTCGGGTAGCGGCATTGATTACAATCGATCCGGAGTACCGCTAATGGAAATCGTCACCGATTTCCCGCCCGATGTTGACAACGCAGATGATGCCAAAGAGTATTTGGTTCAGTTGCGTCAGTTGCTCATTTTCTTGGGAGTTTGTAACGGCAAGATGGCCGAAGGCAGCATGCGCTGCGAGCCAAACATCAGCGTCCGATTGGAAGGCGCGGAAAAGTTCGGAACCAAGACTGAACTCAAGAATCTGAACAGCTTCCGCAGCGTTCAACTTGGCGTGGAATTTGAGCGACGTCGCCAGATTGCCGTGATCGAACAAGGTGGGCAAGTGCTCCAAGAGACTCGCGGCTGGAATGAAGGCAGCGAAGCGAGCTACGTCATGCGAATTAAGGAAAGCGAAAACGACTATCGCTATTTCCCCGATCCAGACCTGGTCCCGATGCACTTCAGCGACGAACTGATCGAAGAAGAGCGACGAAACCTGCCGGAGCTCCCTCTTGCTAAGCAGCAGCGATATCAGGCTGAGTTCGAACTTTCAGCATACGATGCTGGAGTTTTGGTTGCAGAAAAAGAGTGGGCCGAGTATTTCGAAACTTGCGTCAGGCTCGGCGGCGAGCCAAAGGCCGTTTGCAATTGGATGAATGGCGAGTTTGCTCGGATGCTGAATGAATCTGGACAAACCGTAAATCCGCATAGCGATCGAGAAAAATCGAAGGTCACACCAGAGATGATTTTGGAGCTGATCGGGCTGATTCAGAAAGGCACCATCAGCGGCAACATCGGTAAGCAAGTTTTTGTCGAAATGTTTGAAAAAGGTAGCAAGCCTGGTGATGTCGTGCAAGCCATGGGCTTGACTCAGATCAGCGATGATGGAGCGATTGAGAAGATTGTTCGAGAAGTCATCGCCGAAAATGCAGCAGTTGTCGAGAAATTTAAGGCCGGACAAGAGAACGTTTTCGGCTTTTTAGTGGGTCAATCTATGAAAAAGACCCAGGGAAGAGCAAATCCGCAGATGGTTCAGGAGATAATGCGGAATGTACTAGGAGAGCAATGA